A stretch of DNA from Pseudokineococcus lusitanus:
CCTCGGGGGTGCACCTCGAGCGCAAGCGGCTCCTCGCCCTGGCGGACGCGGCGGCGTCGGACGCCGCCGACGCCGTCGACCTCGAGGGCTACTACCGGGGCGGGACCGGCCTGGAGCAGGGACCACCGCTCACGGACGCCGGGGTACGGGCCGCGGTGGTCGACCATCTCGGCCGCCTGCCGGCCGGGGACGACGTCGTGGTGGGGGCGTCCACGGGGACGCCGGACGGCCGGACGGCGGAGGTCGAGCTCGCCACCCGCGTCCCGCTGCCGGTCCTGTCCGCGCTGCCCGGCCTGCGGCTCCGGGCGGCGGTGGACATCGTCGTGACGTCACGGGCACGGGTGGCGCTGGCACCGGCGGGGTGAGCCCCGGCCCGGGGGGCACCGGTGGACCTGCGTCACCCGACGGCCACCCGGGGGTGGTCAGGAGCACCCCCGGGAGCGGGGTAATGTTCTTCCTGTCGCCGGGCCGAGAGGGCCGGATC
This window harbors:
- a CDS encoding pilus assembly protein TadG-related protein, yielding MTGRRQPGVSGTTVPVGRRPAGDDGQVTLLVLGYVVLAVVLLLVVATASGVHLERKRLLALADAAASDAADAVDLEGYYRGGTGLEQGPPLTDAGVRAAVVDHLGRLPAGDDVVVGASTGTPDGRTAEVELATRVPLPVLSALPGLRLRAAVDIVVTSRARVALAPAG